From one Humulus lupulus chromosome 8, drHumLupu1.1, whole genome shotgun sequence genomic stretch:
- the LOC133793664 gene encoding kiwellin-1-like, whose product MKNQFCSKTLFLIFLLVVTQWLTIEAKTCNPSGKIKGRKPPPGQCNPENDSDCCKQGKLYTTYECSPRVSGKTKAVLTINSFEKGGDGGGPSECDNNYHSDNTPVVALSTGWFNNMQRCLQNITIYGNGRSVSAMVVDECDSTAGCDADHDYQPPCPNNIVDASKAVWKALGVPKGDWGGLDIYWSQP is encoded by the coding sequence ATGAAGAACCAATTTTGTTCTAAGACCCTTTTCCTCATTTTCCTCCTTGTGGTGACACAGTGGTTGACCATTGAGGCCAAAACTTGCAATCCTAGTGGCAAAATAAAAGGGAGGAAGCCTCCTCCAGGACAATGCAACCCTGAAAATGACTCTGATTGCTGCAAGCAAGGCAAGTTGTATACTACCTACGAGTGCTCACCAAGGGTGTCTGGCAAAACCAAGGCTGTTCTGACAATCAACAGCTTTGAGAAGGGCGGAGATGGTGGCGGACCCTCAGAATGCGACAACAATTACCACTCAGACAACACTCCGGTGGTGGCTTTGTCCACAGGTTGGTTCAACAATATGCAGAGGTGTTTACAGAACATAACCATATATGGTAATGGGAGAAGTGTGAGTGCAATGGTTGTGGATGAGTGTGATTCAACAGCAGGGTGTGATGCCGATCATGATTATCAGCCCCCATGTCCTAACAACATTGTTGATGCTTCTAAAGCTGTTTGGAAGGCATTAGGAGTCCCCAAAGGCGATTGGGGTGGATTGGATATTTACTGGTCTCAACCTTGA